In Salmo salar chromosome ssa15, Ssal_v3.1, whole genome shotgun sequence, one genomic interval encodes:
- the sst6.2 gene encoding somatostatin 6, producing the protein MIMRVLVSLVPFVLMVWSGQETTALPIEDNLGLLRNQELTVEQRDLLKMLSGLNELTPEYMYPDQQLHRELQDRALRAQVPARVRSPCKKFFWKTFSSC; encoded by the exons ATGATCATGAGGGTGCTGGTGAGTTTAGTACCCTTCGTCCTCATGGTGTGGAGTGGACAAGAGACAACGGCACTTCCCATAGAGGATAACCTAGGATTGCTGCGCAATCAG GAGTTGACTGTGGAGCAGAGGGACCTGTTGAAGATGTTGTCGGGGCTGAATGAGCTGACGCCAGAGTATATGTATCCTGATCAACAGCTCCACAGAGAGCTGCAGGACAGAGCTCTCAGAGCTCAAGTTCCTGCCAGAGTGAGATCCCCCTGTAAGAAGTTCTTTTGGAAGACCTTCTCATCCTGCTAG